Below is a window of Hydrogenovibrio crunogenus DNA.
AAGTTGCGGATTTACCACCAACCGTTAATACAGCCATTCGCTTACGATCTGTCGGGTGACGCCCAATCGGTTTACTAATCGTTCCACCAGAAATCATTTTCCCCACAACAATGGCGTCATAAACACGTTCAACATCATGTTCTTGAAGCTGTTCAACCAAGTGTGTCTGAGCCGGAACATTCTTGGCCACCACCATAAGCCCAGAGGTGTCTTTATCAAGCCTATGAACAATCCCTGCACGTGGGACTTCTCGAATCGCCTCATAATGAAAAAGCAACGCATTCAATAAAGTACCATCTGGGTTTCCCGCCCCAGGGTGAACCACTAAACCAGCCGATTTATTAATCACCAAAATATCATCATCTTCATAAACAACATCAATTGGGATGTCTTGCGCCTGATAAGAGACTTCGTCTTCAATTTCTGCCAGTAAAACCACGGACTCGTCACCAAACACTTTAAAGTTCGGTTTTTTATGCGCCACGCCATCAAGTGTCACTTGACCCGCCCGAATCCAATCCTGAATACGGTTACGGGAATAATCAGAAAACAACTCTGCCAACACAGCATCTAAGCGTTGCCCCATTTTATCAGTTGGAATTCTGGCTTCTAATCTTTGACTACTCAAACATCTCTCCTAAGGTTATTCATCCGACAGAACGCACACCATTGTTTCCTTTCCTGAAAGGACATATGGTATGATTATGCTTTTACTTAATACACTATTTTACCAATAATATGAAGCACTCGCTGATCTCACTTTTATTTTTC
It encodes the following:
- the rluD gene encoding 23S rRNA pseudouridine(1911/1915/1917) synthase RluD, which produces MSSQRLEARIPTDKMGQRLDAVLAELFSDYSRNRIQDWIRAGQVTLDGVAHKKPNFKVFGDESVVLLAEIEDEVSYQAQDIPIDVVYEDDDILVINKSAGLVVHPGAGNPDGTLLNALLFHYEAIREVPRAGIVHRLDKDTSGLMVVAKNVPAQTHLVEQLQEHDVERVYDAIVVGKMISGGTISKPIGRHPTDRKRMAVLTVGGKSATSHYRVLERFREHTRVRVKLETGRTHQIRVHMAYLGFPLIGDPVYGGRLRIPQQMMSEFADYLRGFKRQALHAGQLSLTHPRTGKTMKWKVSMPDDMLELIDILRDDMEDFQAMKHEDYMGYDEYDYDDGVEVEWVTDADIPQE